In Desulfonatronospira thiodismutans ASO3-1, the sequence CCCTGGGCTGCCGCAGTTTTCCCTCATCGATCTCATAAGCCGTACCACCATAGTGGCTCTGACGGTGTCGTTCTTCGTGGGCGGACAGGAGCTTCGAAAGATTTTGGGGGGGATCAAGCTCGAACCTGATGAAATGGTGACTCCCTCCAAGGAAGAGACTATACTGGGTACCGGCAGAACTCAGCTTATCTTTATTGTCCGGGCCTTTTTCCTCCTGGTGGGCATAGAAGCCCTGTACAGGTTGATAGTGGGAATGGGAGCTGGAGATCTAAGCCGTTTTTACCCCATTATCGCCTATCTGGGCCTGGTGGGGGCTGTGATACTTATAGATCACAAGGCCCAGGTGACCAATAAAAGGCGCTACATCAAGATGGGTCTGGTGGAGATAGTCGCCATTCTGGGGATTCTTATCGGTTCCTATACCGTAGCCATGTGGATAGAGCCCCTGATAGCCCTGCCCCAGATATTCTTTTCCATGGTCATTGCAGCCGGTCTGGGAGCGCTCATGTATCGCTGGCAATTCGGGCCGACCATCAGGGCCCTTCTGTTTGCAGGCATTCCGGTGGTGCTGGCGGCCAACTTCATGATCGGAGGGTCGCGCATTGAAGAGGCCTTTGCCATTACCGGCATGAACGCGGTGTTGGCTTACGGGTTTTTCGGGCAGATGTTCTGGATGTTTGGAGGCATAGCCCTGCTCATGCTCTTCGGCAAGACCGACATGGCCAGGAACCTGGCCCCGGGCATGGCCGGCGGACTTTCCCACTCGGGTCTTACCGGTGCCTGTACCGCTGGAGATTTGGGCAAAACCGCGGCCTACCGCGCCCCCATCATGATCAATGTACCGTTTTTCGGGCATATATTCGTCTTTTCCGTGCTGGCCATGAGCGCTCAAAAGGGCAGTCTCATGCTTTTGCCGTCCTTTATCATAGTTCTGGCGGGTGTTGTTCTTACGGTTCTCTCCATGAGGACCATGAAGAATGCCGGGGGTGAAGATGCAAAAGAGGTCAAGGGACTGATGCAGTTTTCTTTTGGCTGGCAGCTCTGTGCAGTTTTCGGGGGCTTTACTCTTCTCAGCTTAGCCAGCATGTCCCTGGATTTTACAGCCATGGCGGTTTCTTCGGGCATATCCCATTTCGGGCTGTTCGCAGCCACCCAGGGAGGCATGTTCGGTGAGGAGGCGTCCCTGATGATACCGTTTATCTTTTCCATGCCCTTCCTGGTGCATCCGCTGGTGTTTTTCATGTTCGGCAAGGCTATGGAAAAAGACGGGTCAATGCCCAGAAAACCGGTATATATTATAGCCCTGATAGGACTTCTAGGAATAATTTATTCCATGCTTGCGATATAGGTTCCAATGAATTAAAGTCTGTATTCCAGTTAAATTCACAACAGGATTCCTGAAAGGATCCGGCAAAGTAAAACGGATATAGATGTCTGAAAACAGAATCACAAAATTCGCCATCCCGGAGATCATTTTCGGGCACGGCAGTCTGCGCTACGTGGCCCAGTGCGCCATGCGCCTGGGCGCTAAAAGGGCACTTCTGGTCACGGATGAGGGGCTCATACACTCGGGATGGGCCGGACATGTTCAGGAAATACTCAAGGACGACAATCTGGATTATATTCCTTTTGACCAGGTGGACTCCAACCCCAGGGACTACCAGGTGCATGAGGGAGCAAAAATTTATGACCGGGAAAAGGCTGATGTCATAATATCCCTTGGCGGGGGCAGTCCCATGGATACGGCCAAGGGTATCGGCACCATTGTGGGCAACGGCGGCAGGATAGGGGACTATGAGGGGGCCAACAAGATAATGCGGCCCCTTCCGCCCATGATATTTATACCCTCCAATGCAGGCAGCGGATCGGATATTTCCCAGTTCTGCATCATCACTGATGTGGAGCGCCAGGTAAAGATGTCCATCATCAGCCGCTCACTGGTGCCCAATGTGTCCATTATAGACCCGGACCTGCTCATGACCAAGAGCGACGAGATGGTGGTGGCTTCGGCCGTGGACGCCCTGGCCCATGCCATCGAATCCTATGTCTCCCCTCTGGCCTCGCCATTCACCGAAAACCAGGCCATGAAGGCCATTGAGCTCATAGCCGCATACCTTCAGCCGGCCCTGGAGTCGCGAAGCTGCGAAGCCATGGAGCAGCTTTCCATAGCCAGCACTGCGGCGGGCATGTCCTTCAGCAATGCCGGCCTGGGCATAGGGCACGCCCTGGCCCATTCCTTAGGAGGAATCTTTGATACCCTGCACGGGCTGGTGCACCCCATAGTGCTGCCTTCGGTCATGCGCTACAACCTGCCTGCCTGTCCGGAAAAGATGTGCATTATCGGGCGCATCGTGCAGGGCTCCTGCACTACCTGTTCCAGCGACCAGGGGCAGGAGGGCATATCCAGGCTGGAAGAGCTCTTTGCAGGACTTGGTATTCCGGTACACCTGCGCGACATTGTCCCGGATGCATCCAGGCTGGAACAGATCTGCAAAATGGCGGTGCATGATGCCTGTATGCTGACCAATCCGCGCAAGGCCGGATGGGAAGATCTTTTTTCCATATGCCAGGAGGCCTGGTGATGCAGAAGACTCCTGATCTAAATGATCTTGTGGGCATCGAACACAGCAAACTGGGTTTTTTTCAGGAGCTGCGCCAGAAGATTGAAGAGCTCAAAGAAGCCAACAGAAAATCCGAGGAGCGCCGAAGAGAAATCGCAGCTATCCTGGACGGCATTACCGATGTCATGATGGTTCTTTCGGAAAATCTGCGCATAATTTCAGTCAACCATGTTTTTCATGAATTTTTTGACGAACCCCGGCCCGAAGGCAAATTCTGCTACCAGCTTTTTCGCGGCGAAGATTATCCCTGCCCGGAATGCCCGGCTTTCCGTTCCATGGCCACTGATTCCGTATGCCGGGATACAGCCATATTCAAGCTGGGAGGCCGCAACCTGCAGTTTGAAATGGTGGCTTCGCCCCTGAAAAATAAGGAATGGGAAGAAAACCGGGTTCTTATATTCAAGCGCGACGTGACCCTGGAAAAGGAGTACCAGGCCAAGTACTATCAGGTGGAAAAAATGGCCACCATAGGCATGCTGGCTGCTGGAGTGGCCCATGAAGTCAACAACCCCATGGCTGCCATAAACGGGTTCGCCGAAGGGCTGCGCCGGCGTATTCCGCGCATTGAAAAAAGCGTCGATCCTGAACTGGCCCAGGATTTCCGGGAATACACAGACATCATCCTCAAGGAATGCAAGCGCTGCCAGAAGATTATCCAGACTCTGCTGACCTTCAGTCGGCCCAAGCATTTCTCGTTTTCTCCCATCAATCTCAACCGGGTGGTAAACGAGACCCTGCGCCTGGTGGATCATAGCCTGCGCAAGCGTAAAGGGCTCAAGGTCAAACTGGATCTGCAGGACGGTCTGCCCCTGATCAATGCAGACGAGTCTCAGCTGAAACAGGTAATACTGAACCTGCTGGTGAACGCCAAGGATGCCATCCAGGACAAGGGGCTGATCACCATCAAGACCTCGGCCTTTGAGCATGAAAACGAAGTCTGCCTGTGCGTGGAGGATGACGGCTGCGGCATTGATCCGGACAAGATGGATAAGCTGTTTGAGCCCTTTTTCACCACCAAGCCCGTGGGCAAAGGCATTGGTATAGGCCTGGCCTCCTGTTATAATATCGTCGAAAGTCACGGGGGAGAGATATCCGTGACCAGTGAGCCGGGCAAAGGTTCCAGGTTTACGGTATGTCTTCCTTTAAACCCCTCTATAGAGTGATATGACCAAGCAGTACTCAGTGCTGGTAGTGGATGATGAGCAGTCCATTCTGACCCTTTTCAAAAAGGAGTTCGCCACACCGGAAAGAAGCATCTCCACTGCCTCCTCCGCCTCCCAGGCCCGTCAGCTAATCCGGAAGAACGTGTTTGATGTTGTCCTTTTAGATATCTGTCTGCCGGATGGTGACGGTCTGGATCTGTATACCGAGTTCAAGGAGCGTATGCAGGATGTGGAGATTATTCTTATCACCGGCCACGGCAATATCGATAATGCAGTCAGGGCCATGAAGCTGGGGGCTTATGACTATATCACCAAACCCTTCAATCTGGACAAGCTGGAACTGGTTATAGAAAGGGCCTGGCAGAGGGCCTGCATGCAGCGTGAAAACCGCAGTTACCGGCTTTACTCCGGCAACAACCGGACGCACAGGATGGTTGGGGCCTCTGAAAGCATAAAACACATCCGCTACCTCGTAGACAAGGTCGCCCCCGCCGAGGTGCCGGTACTGCTTACCGGAGAAAGCGGGGTGGGCAAGGATGTGGCGGCCCAGGCCATTCATCACGGCAGTCAGCGTGCGGACAAGCCCTATATCGTAAAAAACTGCGCCTCCTTAGTGAAAGAGCTGGCCCGCACCGAGCTTTTCGGGCACGTCAAGGGTTCCTTTACCGGGGCCACTGAATCCAGCGATGGGCTTATGGCCTATGCCCACAAGGGCACTCTCTTCCTGGACGAAATAGGAGAACTGCCCCTGGAAGTCCAGGCGTCCCTGTTGAGGGTCCTGGAAAACAGGACATATCGCCGGGTGGGAGAAAAAGAAGAGCGCAGCATAGATGTCCGTTTTATTTTCGCCACAAGCCGCAACCTGTATACCGAGGTGGAGGAGGGCAGGTTTCAGGAAGCCCTTCTGCACCGCATAAACGTTTTTAATATCGAGACTCCTCCACTGCGGGACCGCCTGGAAGACATA encodes:
- a CDS encoding two-component system sensor histidine kinase NtrB → MQKTPDLNDLVGIEHSKLGFFQELRQKIEELKEANRKSEERRREIAAILDGITDVMMVLSENLRIISVNHVFHEFFDEPRPEGKFCYQLFRGEDYPCPECPAFRSMATDSVCRDTAIFKLGGRNLQFEMVASPLKNKEWEENRVLIFKRDVTLEKEYQAKYYQVEKMATIGMLAAGVAHEVNNPMAAINGFAEGLRRRIPRIEKSVDPELAQDFREYTDIILKECKRCQKIIQTLLTFSRPKHFSFSPINLNRVVNETLRLVDHSLRKRKGLKVKLDLQDGLPLINADESQLKQVILNLLVNAKDAIQDKGLITIKTSAFEHENEVCLCVEDDGCGIDPDKMDKLFEPFFTTKPVGKGIGIGLASCYNIVESHGGEISVTSEPGKGSRFTVCLPLNPSIE
- a CDS encoding sigma-54-dependent transcriptional regulator codes for the protein MTKQYSVLVVDDEQSILTLFKKEFATPERSISTASSASQARQLIRKNVFDVVLLDICLPDGDGLDLYTEFKERMQDVEIILITGHGNIDNAVRAMKLGAYDYITKPFNLDKLELVIERAWQRACMQRENRSYRLYSGNNRTHRMVGASESIKHIRYLVDKVAPAEVPVLLTGESGVGKDVAAQAIHHGSQRADKPYIVKNCASLVKELARTELFGHVKGSFTGATESSDGLMAYAHKGTLFLDEIGELPLEVQASLLRVLENRTYRRVGEKEERSIDVRFIFATSRNLYTEVEEGRFQEALLHRINVFNIETPPLRDRLEDIPLLVEHFLSSLNTSITDYRVTDKAMNCLMNYSWPGNVRELRNVLERSMILAEQGNITERSLPRELVEKTLDAHEQGRQEGIFSLRLAEKNHISRVLSYFQGNRQQASKAMGIGRKTLYRKMKEYQLE
- a CDS encoding iron-containing alcohol dehydrogenase, with protein sequence MSENRITKFAIPEIIFGHGSLRYVAQCAMRLGAKRALLVTDEGLIHSGWAGHVQEILKDDNLDYIPFDQVDSNPRDYQVHEGAKIYDREKADVIISLGGGSPMDTAKGIGTIVGNGGRIGDYEGANKIMRPLPPMIFIPSNAGSGSDISQFCIITDVERQVKMSIISRSLVPNVSIIDPDLLMTKSDEMVVASAVDALAHAIESYVSPLASPFTENQAMKAIELIAAYLQPALESRSCEAMEQLSIASTAAGMSFSNAGLGIGHALAHSLGGIFDTLHGLVHPIVLPSVMRYNLPACPEKMCIIGRIVQGSCTTCSSDQGQEGISRLEELFAGLGIPVHLRDIVPDASRLEQICKMAVHDACMLTNPRKAGWEDLFSICQEAW